The proteins below come from a single Plectropomus leopardus isolate mb unplaced genomic scaffold, YSFRI_Pleo_2.0 unplaced_scaffold3654, whole genome shotgun sequence genomic window:
- the LOC121938864 gene encoding olfactory receptor 52E4-like: protein FLQIFCLYSYGGVEFLTLAIMSYDRYLAICCPLQYNTRMTTNRIAALTALIWIYPFLVNTFITFGLTFPLRLCGNVINKVYCDNYYVVKLACADTTLNNSFGLAHMFTVIFGLILLIIYTYIRILRVCFSGSQQTRQKAVSTCTPHLASLLNFSSGCFFEIVQSRFNLYNLPNMLRIFLSLYWLTCQPLINPLLYGLKMTKVRVLLRNLFFGEKV from the coding sequence TTCCTGCAGATCTTCTGTCTGTATTCGTACGGAGGTGTCGAGTTTTTGACTTTGGCCATCATGTCGTATGACCGATATCTGGCCATCTGTTGTCCTCTGCAGTATAACACACGCATGACGACAAACAGGATCGCCGCGCTCACTGCTCTGATCTGGATTTACCCTTTTCTGGTCAACACGTTTATCACGTTTGGTCTGACTTTCCCTCTGCGGCTGTGCGGGAACGTCATCAACAAAGTTTACTGTGACAACTATTACGTGGTCAAACTGGCGTGCGCTGACACGACGCTCAACAACAGCTTCGGACTCGCTCACATGTTCACAGTGATCTTCGGTCTCAtacttttgattatttacaCGTACATTCGGATCCTCAGAGTCTGTTTTTCGGGATCTCAGCAGACGAGGCAGAAAGCCGTGAGCACCTGCACGCCTCACCTCGCCTCGCTGCTCAACTTCTCCTCCGGCTGTTTCTTTGAAATCGTTCAGAGCAGATTTAATTTGTACAATTTACCAAACATGCTGCGCATCTTTCTGTCGTTATACTGGCTCACGTGCCAGCCGCTCATCAACCCTTTACTGTACGGACTGAAAATGACCAAAGTACGCGTTTTACTTAGAAAcctgttttttggggaaaagGTTTAA